One Candidatus Paceibacterota bacterium DNA window includes the following coding sequences:
- a CDS encoding 30S ribosomal protein S5: MRDKFRRNRVERIRDEFDSKLLDLARVTRVTAGGKRLRFRAVVVVGNKQGKIGVGVSKGLDVAQAVEKATRLAKKNLIQVPIVEDTIPHESYAKFGAAQVMLKPQRKGRGLVAGGVVRVICTLAGIKNISSKILGRTGNKLNNAQAAILALRKLKVKSPKTK, from the coding sequence ATGAGAGATAAATTTAGAAGAAACAGAGTAGAAAGGATAAGGGATGAGTTTGATTCTAAGCTTTTGGATTTGGCCAGGGTAACCAGGGTAACGGCCGGCGGCAAGCGTCTCAGATTCAGGGCAGTGGTTGTTGTCGGAAACAAACAGGGCAAGATAGGAGTCGGCGTATCAAAAGGATTGGACGTAGCTCAGGCAGTTGAAAAAGCGACAAGGCTTGCCAAGAAAAATCTGATTCAAGTTCCGATAGTTGAAGATACTATTCCCCACGAGAGCTATGCCAAATTCGGAGCAGCCCAGGTTATGTTAAAACCCCAGAGAAAAGGCAGGGGTTTGGTAGCTGGAGGAGTGGTCAGAGTCATCTGCACTTTGGCCGGTATAAAGAACATTTCTTCCAAGATTCTGGGCAGGACCGGAAACAAGCTGAACAACGCCCAGGCAGCTATTCTCGCATTGAGAAAGCTGAAAGTTAAAAGTCCGAAAACAAAATAA
- a CDS encoding 50S ribosomal protein L18, translated as MLAKQQKRQKRHKKIRARVFGTKGKPRLCVFKSGKHIYAQLIDDEKGKTVASASDSDFKKIKEGKAKEIGKAIAKKAKDLKIEKVVFDRGGYKYHGQVKELAEGAREGGLIF; from the coding sequence ATGTTGGCTAAACAGCAAAAAAGGCAAAAACGCCACAAAAAGATAAGAGCCAGGGTTTTTGGAACAAAAGGAAAACCCAGACTTTGCGTTTTTAAATCTGGCAAGCATATCTATGCTCAGCTGATTGATGATGAAAAGGGCAAGACAGTGGCTTCTGCCAGTGATTCGGATTTTAAAAAAATTAAAGAAGGCAAAGCTAAAGAAATCGGCAAAGCAATCGCCAAAAAAGCCAAAGATTTGAAAATTGAAAAGGTTGTTTTTGACAGGGGAGGTTACAAATATCACGGCCAAGTGAAAGAATTGGCTGAGGGCGCTAGAGAAGGAGGATTAATTTTTTAA
- the rplF gene encoding 50S ribosomal protein L6, with amino-acid sequence MVELTSRVGKKPILIPQGVEVKIQGNNVSVKGPKGEISKDFRPEISIEMKEDKIFVLPKKEILEEKKIPGRKAKQVKSLWGMTRMMIENMVKGVVSDFEKKLEIEGVGFKVEMVDQEISLFVGFSEPVKIKIPEGLNVSVQKNVIAISGIKKDLVGQFASILRKVKPAEPYKGKGLKYQGEIIRRKVGKKVVTAGGK; translated from the coding sequence ATGGTAGAACTAACGTCGCGAGTCGGCAAAAAACCAATTTTAATACCGCAGGGAGTTGAGGTGAAAATACAGGGGAATAATGTTTCGGTCAAAGGTCCGAAAGGCGAAATTTCAAAAGATTTTCGACCGGAAATTAGCATTGAAATGAAAGAAGATAAAATATTTGTTTTGCCCAAAAAGGAAATATTAGAGGAAAAAAAGATTCCCGGCAGAAAGGCAAAGCAGGTAAAATCTTTATGGGGAATGACAAGAATGATGATAGAGAATATGGTTAAAGGAGTTGTTTCTGACTTTGAGAAAAAATTGGAGATTGAAGGGGTCGGTTTTAAAGTAGAAATGGTTGACCAGGAGATATCTTTATTTGTCGGTTTCAGCGAGCCGGTAAAGATAAAGATTCCGGAAGGTCTTAATGTTTCAGTGCAAAAGAACGTTATCGCTATTTCCGGAATTAAGAAGGATTTGGTTGGTCAATTCGCTTCAATTTTAAGGAAAGTTAAGCCGGCCGAACCATATAAGGGAAAAGGGTTAAAGTATCAGGGCGAAATAATCAGGAGAAAAGTCGGCAAGAAAGTAGTGACAGCCGGCGGCAAATAA
- the rpsH gene encoding 30S ribosomal protein S8, whose translation MTDPVADMLNTIKNAQAVNHPTVEVVFSNFKYEIAKLLERQGFISGIDKKGRKNRKTMEITLKYEDKIPAISGLKKVSKPGQRIYVNSTRIKRVKDGHGMAVISTSKGLMTDKEARKQKRGGEILCEIW comes from the coding sequence ATGACAGACCCAGTAGCAGACATGTTAAATACAATAAAAAACGCTCAAGCTGTTAATCATCCGACAGTCGAGGTTGTTTTTTCTAATTTCAAATACGAGATAGCTAAATTATTGGAGAGGCAAGGCTTTATCAGCGGGATTGATAAAAAAGGCAGGAAAAACAGGAAAACCATGGAAATCACTTTAAAGTACGAAGATAAGATTCCGGCAATTTCCGGATTGAAAAAGGTTTCCAAACCCGGCCAGAGGATTTACGTTAATTCAACCCGGATAAAAAGAGTGAAAGACGGCCACGGCATGGCAGTCATTTCCACGTCAAAAGGTTTGATGACTGATAAGGAAGCCAGAAAACAAAAAAGAGGAGGAGAAATTTTATGCGAAATATGGTAG
- a CDS encoding type Z 30S ribosomal protein S14 gives MATKSQIEKSKKKPKYKSRIVRRCFRCGRKRAYMRKFGLCRICFREMANQGLIPGVKKSSW, from the coding sequence ATGGCGACAAAATCACAAATAGAAAAATCAAAGAAAAAGCCAAAATACAAAAGCCGGATAGTCAGGCGCTGTTTCAGGTGCGGCAGGAAAAGGGCATATATGAGGAAATTCGGATTATGCAGGATTTGTTTCAGGGAAATGGCCAATCAAGGATTAATACCAGGAGTTAAAAAAAGCAGTTGGTAA
- the rplE gene encoding 50S ribosomal protein L5 produces MMKITEKYKKEAIPQMMEKFGYKSTMAVPRLEKVVVNTGFGRQVVGKTNDEQKKTADFIAGDLTLICGQKAVKTYAKKAISSFKIREGMALGAKVTLRGKRMQDFLERFINIVLPRTRDFRGIPQDSVDGQGNLTVAIKEHIAFPEILPEKARNIFGLEITVATNSKTKEEGLELFKLLGFPIKK; encoded by the coding sequence ATGATGAAGATAACCGAAAAATACAAAAAAGAAGCAATTCCCCAGATGATGGAGAAATTCGGTTACAAGAGCACTATGGCTGTACCAAGGTTGGAGAAGGTGGTGGTTAACACTGGTTTTGGCAGGCAGGTGGTTGGTAAGACGAATGACGAGCAGAAAAAGACAGCTGATTTTATTGCAGGAGATCTTACTTTGATTTGCGGCCAGAAAGCTGTAAAAACCTACGCGAAAAAAGCCATTTCAAGTTTCAAGATTCGCGAAGGCATGGCTCTGGGCGCAAAAGTTACCTTAAGGGGAAAAAGAATGCAGGATTTTTTAGAAAGGTTTATCAATATTGTTCTTCCCAGGACAAGGGATTTCAGGGGGATTCCCCAGGATTCGGTTGACGGGCAGGGAAATTTAACCGTTGCCATTAAAGAGCACATTGCTTTTCCTGAAATTCTGCCGGAAAAAGCCAGGAACATTTTCGGTCTGGAAATCACCGTGGCCACCAATTCTAAAACCAAAGAAGAAGGATTGGAATTATTTAAATTATTGGGATTTCCCATTAAAAAATAG
- a CDS encoding 50S ribosomal protein L24 encodes MKIKKGDTILVVSGKDRGKRGKILQVFPKENRLMVEGVNLRKKHKRPKKSGEKGQIITLPGVVSVSSVKLICSKCGRPTRTGYKLTTNTKGEKSKARVCKKCSQET; translated from the coding sequence ATGAAGATTAAAAAGGGCGATACAATTTTAGTAGTTTCCGGAAAAGATCGGGGAAAAAGAGGAAAAATTCTTCAGGTTTTTCCCAAAGAAAACAGATTGATGGTAGAGGGCGTTAATTTGAGAAAGAAGCACAAAAGACCCAAAAAATCCGGAGAAAAAGGCCAGATTATTACTTTGCCTGGCGTTGTTTCCGTTTCCAGCGTAAAATTGATTTGTTCAAAGTGCGGCAGGCCGACAAGAACAGGATACAAATTAACGACAAACACCAAGGGTGAGAAATCAAAAGCCAGAGTCTGCAAGAAATGCAGCCAGGAAACTTAA
- the rplN gene encoding 50S ribosomal protein L14, which translates to MIQPRTKLKIIDNTGAKIIQCFHVLGGTKRHYAQIGDVIVAAVKEAEPRRIVKKHEVVRAVIVRQKKNFRRADGTYIRFDENAAVILEAKTKEPKGGRILGPIPREIREKGFEKIASLATEII; encoded by the coding sequence ATGATTCAACCAAGAACAAAATTAAAAATCATTGACAATACCGGAGCAAAGATAATCCAGTGCTTTCATGTTTTAGGAGGAACGAAAAGGCATTATGCCCAGATAGGCGACGTGATTGTGGCCGCGGTCAAGGAAGCTGAACCGAGGAGAATAGTCAAAAAGCACGAGGTTGTCAGGGCGGTGATAGTCCGTCAGAAAAAGAATTTCCGCAGGGCCGACGGCACATATATCAGGTTTGATGAAAACGCGGCTGTTATTTTGGAAGCCAAAACCAAAGAGCCCAAAGGAGGAAGGATTCTCGGTCCGATTCCCAGGGAAATCAGGGAAAAAGGTTTTGAAAAAATAGCCTCTTTGGCAACTGAAATTATATGA
- the rpsQ gene encoding 30S ribosomal protein S17 — MPKKQLIGNIISNKMQKTVVVRIERLKEHPKYKRRFRVHKNYKAHVEEGDFLPGDKVVIEECRPLSKDKKWKVVKKLAK, encoded by the coding sequence ATGCCAAAGAAACAATTAATCGGAAATATCATTTCAAATAAGATGCAAAAGACGGTTGTCGTCAGAATTGAAAGATTGAAAGAGCATCCCAAATACAAAAGAAGATTCAGGGTACACAAGAACTACAAAGCCCATGTTGAGGAAGGGGATTTTTTACCGGGAGATAAGGTTGTTATTGAAGAATGCAGGCCGCTTTCCAAAGACAAAAAATGGAAAGTTGTTAAAAAATTGGCTAAATAA
- the rpmC gene encoding 50S ribosomal protein L29: MKKIDELIKKPKEELQKILRDNRGKTRQLRFDLAAGKVKNVREIRRIKKEISQILTILAK, from the coding sequence ATGAAAAAGATTGACGAATTAATCAAAAAACCGAAAGAAGAGCTGCAAAAGATTTTGAGAGACAACAGGGGAAAAACAAGGCAGCTTAGGTTTGATTTAGCTGCCGGAAAAGTAAAAAACGTCAGGGAAATCCGCAGAATTAAAAAAGAAATTTCCCAGATATTAACCATATTAGCCAAATAA
- the rplP gene encoding 50S ribosomal protein L16, producing the protein MLMPKKVKHRKWHRGRSKGIETRGNKLSFGSFGLVSLQTLWVTARQLEASRRAILRYLKKGGKLWIRIFPDKPVTQKGIEVPMGGGKGSVDHYVFSVKPGRIIFELDGLKEEVVKEAFGKAADKLPIKTKIIQR; encoded by the coding sequence ATATTAATGCCCAAAAAAGTTAAACACAGGAAGTGGCATAGGGGACGCTCCAAAGGTATAGAAACCCGGGGAAACAAATTGTCTTTCGGTTCTTTCGGATTGGTTTCTTTACAGACTCTCTGGGTTACAGCCAGACAGCTAGAAGCATCCAGACGGGCCATTCTCAGATACCTTAAAAAAGGAGGAAAGCTTTGGATCAGGATTTTTCCGGACAAACCAGTAACCCAAAAAGGAATAGAGGTTCCCATGGGCGGAGGCAAGGGAAGCGTTGATCATTACGTTTTTTCAGTTAAACCCGGCAGGATAATTTTTGAATTGGACGGTTTGAAAGAAGAAGTCGTCAAAGAAGCTTTCGGAAAAGCAGCAGACAAACTGCCCATTAAAACGAAAATAATTCAAAGATAA
- the rpsC gene encoding 30S ribosomal protein S3 — protein sequence MAHKVHPKSYRLRDLANWNSRWFDQKNFPKYLEEDFKIREYLKKKIGKLGVEKVEIERFSGKLNIIIFSARPGLIIGRGGSGIEEMKKGLEMKVLENNKAKKEVRIEIREIKDVWSSAALSAQYVAQQIEKRVPFRKVLKQTLEKISLSKQVKGARIEMKGRLNGAEIARREWLQKGRLPRQTIRADIDFIQDQAFCTYGTIGIKVWIYKGDKFD from the coding sequence ATGGCACACAAAGTTCATCCAAAATCATACAGGCTGAGAGATCTTGCAAACTGGAATTCGCGATGGTTTGATCAAAAGAATTTCCCCAAATATTTGGAGGAGGATTTTAAAATTAGGGAATACCTTAAAAAGAAAATCGGCAAGCTGGGAGTGGAAAAAGTTGAAATTGAAAGATTTTCCGGGAAGTTGAATATCATTATTTTCAGCGCCAGGCCAGGATTGATTATCGGTCGGGGAGGCTCAGGTATTGAAGAAATGAAAAAGGGGTTGGAAATGAAGGTCTTAGAGAACAACAAAGCCAAGAAGGAAGTCAGGATTGAGATAAGGGAAATCAAGGATGTTTGGTCTTCAGCCGCCTTGTCTGCCCAATATGTTGCCCAGCAAATTGAAAAGAGAGTTCCTTTCAGAAAGGTTTTGAAGCAAACTCTGGAAAAGATTTCTTTGTCAAAACAGGTCAAGGGAGCCAGGATTGAGATGAAAGGAAGATTGAATGGCGCAGAAATTGCCAGGAGGGAATGGCTGCAAAAAGGCAGGCTGCCTCGCCAGACCATAAGAGCTGACATTGATTTTATCCAAGACCAAGCTTTCTGCACTTACGGAACAATAGGTATAAAGGTTTGGATATATAAAGGGGATAAATTTGATTAA
- the rplV gene encoding 50S ribosomal protein L22, producing the protein MPVTAKLNYLRIAPRKVRLTADLIRGKSVKEAENLLNFAVKKSSLPLAKLLKQAVTSAQNLFQLEPDNLYISKIMVDEGPKFKRWRARSKGQAYEIQKKSSHIILVLDEKTKTKKKAKVKKPLVEKATEEVKEEKKPLKTEKTLSDREKFRPKLEEKKPRGQKGINRIFRRKAF; encoded by the coding sequence TCCCAGAAAGGTTCGTTTGACAGCGGATTTGATAAGGGGAAAATCAGTGAAAGAGGCAGAAAACTTGCTTAATTTTGCTGTGAAGAAATCTTCCTTGCCTTTGGCAAAACTTTTAAAACAGGCCGTGACCAGCGCCCAGAATCTTTTCCAGTTAGAACCTGACAATTTATATATTTCAAAAATCATGGTTGACGAAGGGCCGAAATTCAAGAGGTGGAGAGCCCGTTCTAAGGGCCAGGCTTACGAGATTCAGAAAAAAAGTTCCCACATCATTCTTGTTCTTGACGAAAAAACCAAAACCAAGAAAAAAGCGAAAGTTAAGAAACCTTTGGTTGAAAAGGCCACAGAAGAAGTGAAAGAAGAGAAAAAACCCTTGAAAACCGAAAAAACTCTGTCAGACAGGGAAAAATTCAGGCCGAAGCTTGAAGAGAAAAAGCCAAGAGGCCAAAAGGGAATAAACCGTATTTTCAGAAGAAAAGCATTTTAA